In Gadus morhua chromosome 5, gadMor3.0, whole genome shotgun sequence, the genomic stretch cagtaaggatgttcatggaaCAGCGCAGTCACTGACAATCATTAGGTTAAACCATtgcccgtatacaacaaagatagctaggataagatgctacaagaTACATAGTACTTtatttaagtgccaggacgtacaacatacaataagtgcgtacgaGGGGTGTGCTATGTCATAACAGAAAGCCAGACATCCATCCACTGACACCCGTGTGTTCCATCGCCACgtagcctccctccccccccgcctggaGAAGGGGCTCTCATGGAGCGCGGGGCAGGGGGTCCATGGAGCCACAACACCACCGTCCACAAATACCGCTGAGGACGCGGCGTTGTGGCTCAGATGAAGAATTGCTCTCCAACTCTTCCTATTCATCCTGCTcttctatctccccccccccccccccccccccccttttcagTGTTTATTTCTCTGCTCTCGAATCGATTTCCGCTCCATCAGTAGACCTGCATGCCGCAGTAACAGCATTTCTAGGGCTCggattctgttgttgttgttgttgttgttcaagATCACAGATGCACATTCATTCATGGTGTTGTGGTAACACCCCACGCCTCAGCAGTAttgacagtgggggggggggggggggggggggggttgttccaGAGAGAATCTTAGCCGGACAAAAGAAGCTCACAATTCATTTGAAGACAAAAGGCGTCTAACTGCCTGCGTTGTTACACGGCCACAATGGCAGCGCTGGAGGACTGTGGGCCTGCTTGTGgtttcctctcgctctcgctgccTTGTAAATACATCACGGCGGGAGCGGCTTTGTCATCAGGCTCACCACGGCGTCGGGAAGActctgttgtgtgcgtgtgtggatgaggAGTGTTGTGCTTAGCCTCAACAGCTCTCTCTGAATGCCCAGAGCCTCATGTTCTATAAAGcctctctcaacacacacacagacacacacatcgacgTTGCGACTGGCGACTCTTTAAAAAACACCCAGGAAGGCTTGGCTGACGGACTCATTACACGTGTCAGTCAACAATCAGCACGGCACACAATGGCACACGCACAACAACAGAGCCTTGACTCCACAACCGCTGTCGCCATAGCAAATAACACCTTTATTGGCCGGCGGGCGTGTGCTCCGTGCTTTAAACCTCGGTAGATGAACCAGTCCTGTTGTTTGTGTATGAGGATGCGCTCCTCTCCTGGGTGGGGGTGAAAGGGCACGGGGAGGAGATGTAACGCGGGGCAGTGATGGGGACTCATTGGGCATGGCAGCCTAGTCTGAGCTCTGAGGGGGCTGTGTGTTtattgggggagggggaggccctgggagCCCCCCCATCAGCCCTCGGCTCAGCCCTTAATGCAGCCCTGACGCCTCGCTGGCGCAGGGGCCACACTGCCCCACATCTGGAGCCGATTACACGGGAGGAGCCAtgacacaaccccccccccgtcccccccgtccagctccctctcctttcccttCCTCTGCTTCACCTCCTTACCTTGAACGTGTTTTATTCCTTTCATGCTGTTGTGTTCGACAGCACCTCTGTACCTCTTAGGACACTTATCTTGTCCTCCGGTCGTCGGTTCTTCACTCAGTCCGTTTGGAACCACATCATAAATAACAGTTATATTTAGGTGTTATTTTTCAATGCACTCCCAGGTCCATGAATCCATAGTAGTATACTGAACTAAATGTGCATTAAATTATCTGGTGGTGCAGCGCTGGGCAATAAACACCCCTTGTGAATGAAGAGACATTTAGTAGCAAATTAGCTTTTACAGGTGTGATTTACGGCGGTGCTTCCACcgagaacctgtgtgtgtgtgggtgtgttagttGCActttggccgtgtgtgtgtgtgtgtgtgtgtgtgtgtgtgtgtgtgtgtgtgtgtgtgtgtgtgtgtgtgtgtgtgtgtgtgtgtgtgtgtgtgtgtgtgtgtgtgtgtgtgaaggagatGGATGTTTATGTAGGCGTCTGTGTATACGGCTGTGAAAACCCCCTGCATCTTGCCGGGGTTATTGTGTAGGAGAGTGTAACCCCCATGCTCCGCAATGCGAGGAGAGTTCAAGAGTCCAGGTAATAGTGCGTCCAGCATGGGGGGGAGTTAAATATGCTGCTGCCTCGAGTCTTAATGACGGATGGAGGTTTGTGGTGTTGCAGGGGGTCGTAGATATATACTAGCCCCTCCGGACGTCTTTCACCGGGGTCAAAGTGCTGAGAAAgacggggtggtgggggggtccaTACCTGGTCCATATTCTCCCCGTTCCCCTTCGTCCCGTTTGGCACCAATGCTATGATTCATTAGCTGCAGTTACAGGCCAGACCTGGGCAGGGAGCCAGAGGATTGAGCTGTCCGACGTTACTGCGGCCAACACTGAAACATGGACTGTGACGACAATGTGCGAACGCTACAGGTGGCACTTAAAAACGACTCCGTTATGAATTATGGGAGCGCCACATGGCAGCGACCCCTTTGATTGTGTATATTTCCGTATACggcgttttatttatttcctgtcTTGCGTGGTGACCTTTTCCCTCCACGCCGATCATAAAACCCCATCCACAAGTGCTTTTTTGTGAGCGAGGTATGCAGACTTGTTGACCGGGCCGTAGTTGCAGACTTTTCTCATGCGAGCATAATTCAGGAGTTTGTCATCGGGACCCATGCAGGGAAGGCAGTGGAGAGTTCAAGCGAGCAGGAGTGGGTCAGGGTGTACATGGTGGAGGGTTTGGGGTGGAGGGTGTATGaggaaaaacattaaaaaaaaacgaaacaaatcATTCAGGCGCATAAAAATGTCAAGTCATGGTCCAGGAAGAGGAGACGGGGAATGATAGAAACACAGGACTTAAGACTCATCCAAATGTCTTCATCGTAAATTACAGAAAATGGGAGGAAATGAGAGAACAGAGGGCGCAGCGCTGGAAGAGAGGTCTCCATCTGCCACCTGCTGGACAGATGCGTCTGTTGCTCCATCCCCACCCCTCTGGCCATTTATGATATATATTTAGGCGTTATGCTTATGCCAGGACTCCGCCTACCATCCGATAAGGACGTATGCTATTttccaaatatatatatcgtCGCTGTCCGATGAAAACCGCGTATGTCCATTTTTGCCGATTTTGAGATTTTACGATGATAGTTATGTCCAGGTTCATTTCCGTATACAGTATGCGTCATGAACCTAATTGACcaatgaaaagttgtgaaacacGTCATCTGATTTTCAAGTATATCCATTTGGTGTCAAAGCTGTCAGTCCCGCCGCGTATCTCCCGCCCTGTGGAGTCATCTCATTAGCGTCTCTGGAAGCGCATCATCGGGTAGCCGAATAACACTTTGAAGGTAAggtatttagtttttttgtcaACTGTTCTCAAGTTTATTCTAGTTGCAATATAAGATGAAGTAATTTTCACCGAATATGTTTTATTGTGAACCTGACTGAAGAACGTAAATTAAGTAGGCTAAATAGGGCTGtaacgcgtatcgaaaccgtaATCGCGACGCTCACTTTAACTTTttaagccacgaacctgtctcgccgtgtgagaaggcagaagcgcgatacgccctttctaactctccggtaaaattgtccgattgaaatttgttaatttgtctaataatagtctgctgacagcgccccctcttaTTGATGCCGTAAAtttgcgacgagatgccctctctgtgatgacagctctccgtggttACGGAGGATTTCATTTCTCCACACCcttcgaagtcctcatatgcgatatgaacgacatttatcgagattgggccaagcgcgaaaaagattgcctgtgtgatccctgtctctattgttttgtgtgatttgaccggcagtttgtctgcttataggtcggaatgaagcggccaccgattattgacaggatgggtaggcctactttattctaccggaatCGTTCGCTTATTCACGAGAcagtgtctagtgaagaagcttATTCACTAGAcagtgtctagtgaagaagcgagcGAACTACCAGaatcgttcgcttcttcactagacactgTCTAGTGAATAAGCAAACTattccggtagaataaagtaggcctacccatcctgtcaataatcggtggccgctttaTTCCCGCCttcataacgaggcatagtgttacgagtaacgtatgtgtgtgcgcgagaatggcagtgtgcgtatgtgtgtgtgtgagtgacgtcagcgagcgAGCGGTAGGTGCGTCTatcacgcgctaccgctcgctcgctctcctcgctcgtccactcactcgctgacgtcactcacacacacacatgcgcacactgccattctcgcgcacacacataagctactcgtaacactatgcctcgttattgcgacgttcatgttagatGTTCATGTATTTTCCCATCTATTGAAAGATGGCTATTAAACAttttgcattctatacggcctgattatgtaaTTATTTAAGCTGCATAGCCAATGAGAAGCGccaataggatatttgactaaaccaccaaactagttgagggtttttgcctacctgcaagcatcctccaacttcaatctttggttatttattaattaatttagctGTACTTTAATAGGATTTCCGAATTGAAGCTATGTTGACTGGGCATAGCGCTATATTTTTTTCTGATCTGGGTTTTTCCCTTTCTTCAGGATGTCTTTCTCTCTTAAGGAGATGTGTGAAATGGTCAATGTCAGGTATGATAGGGTACTTGAGGCGAACGTGAGGGTCAACAATGAGGAGGAAGGTTTGTAGGAAACTAAAATTGAGTCAACCAGACAGGAAAGTCTAAACTGTATTCATTACTCTAAATGGTTTCCCTCTGTCATTGTCAGATTCAGTTGAAAGTGACGGTGCAAATACAGCTGCCAATGAGGGTATGTACTTTAGGCTTAAATATTTTTTCTCCCAGTAGCAGCTACCTACTATTCTGCAACCCAAAGCCTATTGATGTGTTGCACATTAAGATGAAAGCCTGCCACACTTGTTGTTCTGATTCCCTTGATCAAGGAAGGAATCCAAATACTAACTCATCAAATTGTATGTAGCTAAATTAAAAATGATTACTCATAGAGAATAGGTACGTTTGCTGCTCAGTTCTGAATTTTTAAAGCATTGTCGTGTGCTAAATGtacattatattttattgttgTTAGATTCTCTGGAAAGTGATAATGACAATCACTCTGAAAGTGCCAGTGATGGTAAGtatcttattattcttattctcAGATTAGGCTACACTACAGCCTCCACCTCACATTGGTTTTGAGTTGGACAGACTAAAGCCCATTACTAATTACAAATCGAGTGTATTTAATCAATTATGAGTCCAAATGAATGCAATCTTATATCAGAATGATGTCATAAGTGCATTTGTTGTACTAAATGTGTTCCTCTATATTGCTCTTAGACTCACTTGAACACGATCCTGAAAATGACCCGGAATACACACCTGTCAATGAAGGTGAGTAACTtattgtcaatttgtttttttacatttctgtcAGCTACTAATGggctcagccacacacacacacacacacacacacacacacacacacacacacacacacacacacacacacacacacacacacacacacacacacacacacacacacacacacacacacacacacacagcaatgccaAACTTTAATGCATgcctacacactgacacacatatttCCACATGCTAAGAAACCATGTAACAGAAATGGGAatttgtgaaacatgttttcttttgtttttcttttaatcatATGAAGATgctgttgatgttgatgttgctgTTGACCGGGGAAGGTCAAGAAAGAGGGCCAACCCAGACGCTTGGAAGGGTAACATTCAGAAAAGGAGAAGAATGAGGGGCCAATCATATCTTGGacgaaaaaaaaatgaattcatcaacatagaagaaagaaaaatggaGGGGCGGTGCCTGGCTGAGGCCTGCCGGAAATCCAGCAAACTACACTGCACCGAAATCGATGAAGGGAAGAGGGAAAAAATATTCAAGTATTTTTGGGGGAAATTGGACTGGAAAGAAAGGAAAATCTATGTGAAGTCACTGGTGGAGGTGAGTGATGTCAAGCGGCGCCGGACAGAAGCGGTTCAGTCTCGGAGGTCAGCAtctctctgttgttttttatgtgttGATGGTAAAAGGCTCAGAGTTTGTCAGCGGATGTTCCTGTCGACCCTTGGCATCAAGCAGTGGAGTGTTCTAAAATGGGTTGGAAGAAGAGATGAAAGTCCTGAGAAGACGGCAAGAGTGAGGGTGAGGACAGAGGAGCGGGACTTCCTAAAGTCCTTTCTTCTTGAACTGCCGAAAGTACCATCGCACTACTGTAGGTCCTCCTCTTCCAAGATGTACCTGGAGCCTTTAttcaaatcaatcaatcatctcCACTCACAATATAAGCAGGCATGTGCAGCCAACGGCATCCAGGCTCTGTCAAGACAAGTGTTCAGTAACACCTTTAAAGAATTAAATCTGTCATTGTTCCATCCAAAAAAAGATCAGTGTGACACTTGCTGTGCCTTCAAAGCCGGGAACATCGAGGCTGCTGTGTGGGAGGAACACTGCGTTAAGAAGGACGAGGCACGAGCAGAAAAGGATAGGGACAAGCAACTTGCAAATAACACCACCTTGGTTGCATGCATGGATCTGCAGGGCCTTCTCCTCTGCCCAAAGCTTCAAGCGTCTGCCCTCTATTTCAAAATGAAGCTGAGTGTCCATAATTTTACCATCTACAATATGGCATCACATGAAGCGACAAATTACCTTTGGcatgagggtgaggggggggtctctgCCAATGAGTTTGCCTCCTGCATTGTGGACTATCTTGAAACACACCTCACTTACACTGAATTCATTCTTTGGAGTGATGGGTGTGGTTATCAAAACCGAAACCTGGTCCTGAGCAATGCCCTCTTAAAGTTTGCCactgaaagaaaaaagcaaGTGACGCAGAAGTACCTTCAAAGAGGCCACACACAGATGGAATGTGACTCTGTGCACAGTGTGATCGAAAGAAAGCTAAGGAACCGAGATGTACATGTTCCAGCTGAGTATGCTGCAGTCATTCGGGGAGCTCGTTCAAGTCCAAAACCATACGAGCTGAAGTATGTTGATTACAGCTTTTTCCAAGACTTCAGCAAAGTGAAAATCTGCAAGTCAATTCGACCTGGTAGCAAAGCAGGCGATCCTACGGTGCATGACCTCCGAGCAGTCAGGTCTGTACAGACTACTTTTTCATACATGAAATATTTgcc encodes the following:
- the LOC115543963 gene encoding uncharacterized protein LOC115543963 isoform X2, giving the protein MCEMVNVRYDRVLEANVRVNNEEEDSVESDGANTAANEDSLESDNDNHSESASDDSLEHDPENDPEYTPVNEDAVDVDVAVDRGRSRKRANPDAWKGNIQKRRRMRGQSYLGRKKNEFINIEERKMEGRCLAEACRKSSKLHCTEIDEGKREKIFKYFWGKLDWKERKIYVKSLVEVSDVKRRRTEAVQSRRSASLCCFLCVDGKRLRVCQRMFLSTLGIKQWSVLKWVGRRDESPEKTARVRVRTEERDFLKSFLLELPKVPSHYCRSSSSKMYLEPLFKSINHLHSQYKQACAANGIQALSRQVFSNTFKELNLSLFHPKKDQCDTCCAFKAGNIEAAVWEEHCVKKDEARAEKDRDKQLANNTTLVACMDLQGLLLCPKLQASALYFKMKLSVHNFTIYNMASHEATNYLWHEGEGGVSANEFASCIVDYLETHLTYTEFILWSDGCGYQNRNLVLSNALLKFATERKKQVTQKYLQRGHTQMECDSVHSVIERKLRNRDVHVPAEYAAVIRGARSSPKPYELKYVDYSFFQDFSKVKICKSIRPGSKAGDPTVHDLRAVRYNVDGSMEFKLLHSDNWQPFTSPSLRKACVSVAPLYTSPQKIKALKFKHLQELKHVLPKDFHPFYDALDHE
- the LOC115543963 gene encoding uncharacterized protein LOC115543963 isoform X1, whose translation is MCEMVNVRYDRVLEANVRVNNEEEDSVESDGANTAANEDSLESDNDNHSESASDDSLEHDPENDPEYTPVNEDAVDVDVAVDRGRSRKRANPDAWKGNIQKRRRMRGQSYLGRKKNEFINIEERKMEGRCLAEACRKSSKLHCTEIDEGKREKIFKYFWGKLDWKERKIYVKSLVEVSDVKRRRTEAVQSRRSASLCCFLCVDGKRLRVCQRMFLSTLGIKQWSVLKWVGRRDESPEKTARVRVRTEERDFLKSFLLELPKVPSHYCRSSSSKMYLEPLFKSINHLHSQYKQACAANGIQALSRQVFSNTFKELNLSLFHPKKDQCDTCCAFKAGNIEAAVWEEHCVKKDEARAEKDRDKQLANNTTLVACMDLQGLLLCPKLQASALYFKMKLSVHNFTIYNMASHEATNYLWHEGEGGVSANEFASCIVDYLETHLTYTEFILWSDGCGYQNRNLVLSNALLKFATERKKQVTQKYLQRGHTQMECDSVHSVIERKLRNRDVHVPAEYAAVIRGARSSPKPYELKYVDYSFFQDFSKVKICKSIRPGSKAGDPTVHDLRAVRSVQTTFSYMKYLPHHIKIFCFINLNLLLVPSYSLFADIPLSFHLSIRYNVDGSMEFKLLHSDNWQPFTSPSLRKACVSVAPLYTSPQKIKALKFKHLQELKHVLPKDFHPFYDALDHE